In Macadamia integrifolia cultivar HAES 741 chromosome 12, SCU_Mint_v3, whole genome shotgun sequence, the following are encoded in one genomic region:
- the LOC122058435 gene encoding CASP-like protein 5A1, whose product MNASHPSVHPIEAPPLTDAANNAPRLRMKDVQGMPGTAGGLALRLCQFLFAVAAICVMTSTNDFITVTAFCYLVAAASLQSLWSLSLAIIDMYALLVKRCLRNSRIVSLFTIGDGITSTLIFAAACASSGITVLIGNDLNDCADNHCARFETATAMAFLSWFTVSPSFLLNFWSLASR is encoded by the exons ATGAATGCGAGCCATCCTTCGGTGCATCCCATAGAAGCTCCCCCTCTCACTGACGCTGCAAATAATGCACCGAGGTTGAGGATGAAGGATGTCCAAGGCATGCCTGGCACTGCCGGGGGTCTGGCCTTACGGTTGTGCCAGTTTCTGTTTGCTGTTGCAGCAATTTGTGTCATGACTTCCACCAATGATTTCATCACTGTCACAGCTTTCTG TTACCTTGTCGCTGCAGCTAGCTTGCAAAGTCTGTGGAGCCTATCACTCGCCATTATTGATATGTATGCCCTTCTAGTAAAGAGATGCTTGAGGAATTCTCGAATTGTCAGTTTGTTCACCATTGGAGATGGG ATCACGTCTACACTTATATTTGCTGCTGCCTGTGCATCTTCTGGAATCACAGTGCTTATTGGAAATGATTTGAATGATTGTGCGGATAACCATTGTGCAAGGTTTGAGACTGCAACAGCAATGGCCTTCCTCAGCTGGTTCACTGTCTCACCATCTTTTCTCTTGAACTTCTGGTCACTGGCATCCCGGTGA